From one Planococcus citri chromosome 3, ihPlaCitr1.1, whole genome shotgun sequence genomic stretch:
- the LOC135841050 gene encoding uncharacterized protein LOC135841050: MTDSQIFLYKHFHYEFSICGLVFTLCLLSIHEGFAINSDPHFDSKECNLAKLNPSISSLKPAEGIRRGITNVTIQGENLGCSLEDIQNISVAGLPCTPNQHLHNIYKPFKEIACTINSTTSTVQNGYEGLVGIYVNGTFAESKRYFKFVDPKFGLIHPKEGSVYGTTKLIIYGQNLKVGTVVKVFISNIRCEVFYWDQREIKCITQPSSIIMEGNVTVKFDDNVRTTNFIYKYINVTRDENGCNIIPKSIPAGGIKMHIHDNIGPHISSIGEMICQVSYNGQNYNSSKCKKKNAILMSCLSPPIPEIDSDSIDVENPIVLNYALIITPDETNANTSLIKMDSFKFFLYPNPIFYNFSIAEHDGKYRVTIRGKNIDDACQISDFNVSMGNSNCTVMLISRSDLICDLSKFVRMHSNSTNTMQRRDDVLTVHENITVHIGKNLHKIVPEARSLSVHENITSPIGNHSVQSVSENLSSSEKNKSDWPMMIIVYTVGGSLTIILLTTLFIFFFRLWVGRMINAQATKEMERRVNAQATKDMERRVNQMCMETITLRQCIKKIIIENEIELDENSLNMLKLPNVTMEYAPTSETRIMIDTSPETEYHVPIDNKWEFPRSNLCFGKYLGEGEFGKVVTAEAFGILQQNLTSTVAVKSLKNRHSDADMIDLVYEMEIMKLIGSHVNVLQLLGCCTQGGELLIITEFAQHGNLRDFLRNYVPSSEDELIPNNLTRKTLLLFAQQVANGMEYLSSKKCVHRDLAARNVLVSHDYVLKIADFGLARDIQNKGYYRKKTKGRLPVKWMAPEALSHGRYTSQSDVWSFGILLWEILTLGATPYPSLQNVEKLFHILRSGYRMEKPPNCSVEMHSLIQKCWSFLPKDRPTFTMIVDNLDAVLRDTNDEALEAIYLPDSEQCNPRDVENPVDSEPESE, translated from the exons ATGACGGATTCACAGATATTCCTTTACAAGCATTTTCATTATGAGTTCTCTATTTGCGGGTTAGTGTTTACATTATGCTTATTATCAATCCACGAAGGATTTGCCATAAATTCCGACCCGCATTTTGACTCAAAAGAATGCAATTTGGCAAAGTTGAATCCATCAATATCTTCTTTGAAGCCTGCAGAAGGGATTCGTAGGGGAATCACCAATGTTACCATTCAAGGTGAAAATTTAGGCTGCTCACTCGAAGATATTCAAAACATTTCAGTCGCTGGGTTACCTTGTACTCCCAATCAACATCTACATAATATATACAAGCCGTTTAAAGAGATTGCTTGCACCATTAACAGTACTACATCAACAGTGCAAAATGGATATGAGGGTCTAGTAGGAATATATGTGAATGGTACGTTCGCAGAATCTAAACGCtatttcaaatttgttgatCCAAAATTTGGACTTATTCATCCTAAGGAAGGCTCAGTGTATGGCACTACCAAACTCATTATTTATGGACAAAATCTGAAAGTTGGAACTgttgtcaaagttttcattAGTAACATAAGGTGTGAAGTATTTTATTGGGACCAACGTGAAATAAAATGTATTACTCAGCCATCTTCCATCATTATGGAGGGTAATGTTACAGTAAAATTTGACGATAACGTTCGCACGACTAACTTCATTTATAAGTATATTAACGTTACTCGAGATGAAAACGGATGCAATATTATACCAAAAAGTATCCCTGCTGGGGGTATCAAAATGCATATACATGATAATATAGGCCCGCATATATCATCAATTGGTGAAATGATTTGCCAAGTGAGTTACAATGGTCAAAATTATAATAGCTCGAAATGTAAAAAGAAGAATGCCATTTTGATGTCTTGTTTATCTCCTCCAATCCCAGAAATTGACAGCGATTCGATAGATGTAGAAAATCCAATAGTATTGAACTATGCGTTAATAATCACACCAGATGAGACAAATGCTAACACAAGTTTAATTAAAATGgattctttcaagttttttctgtaccccaatccaattttttacaatttttctatcGCTGAGCATGATGGAAAATATCGTGTCACTATCCGAGGGAAAAATATAGACGATGCCTGCCAAATATCAGATTTTAATGTATCGATGGGAAACAGTAATTGCACAGTAATGTTAATATCTCGAAGTGACCTTATTTGTGATCTATCAAAATTTGTACGAATGCATAGTAATTCTACAAATACCATGCAGCGTAGAGATGATGTTCTTACTGTTCATGAAAATATTACAGTACacattggaaaaaatcttcATAAGATTGTCCCTGAGGCACGTTCACTATCAGTGCATGAAAATATTACAAGTCCCATCGGGAACCACTCTGTGCAATCTGTTTCTGAAAATCTGTCCTCTTCAGAGAAAAACAAGTCAGACTGGCCAATGATGATAATAGTTTATACTGTTGGCGGTTCTCTAACAATAATCCTCCTCACAAcgttattcatatttttttttcgtctttggGTTGGGCGAATGATAAATGCGCAAGCAACTAAGGAGATGGAGCGACGTGTAAATGCGCAAGCAACTAAGGACATGGAGCGACGTGTTAATCAAATGTGTATGGAGACAATAACTTTGCGACAATGTATAAAGAAAATCattatcgaaaatgaaattgagttggatgaaaattcattaaacatGTTG aaattGCCGAACGTAACAATGGAATATGCTCCTACTTCAGAAACCAGAATTATGATTGATACATCACCAGAGACAGAATATCATGTACCAATAGATAATAAGTGGGAGTTTCCAAGAAGCAACCTTTGTTTTGGAAAGTACTTAGGAGAGGGAGAATTTGGCAAGGTCGTCACAGCAGAAGCATTTGGTATCCTTCAACAAAACCTCACCAGCACTGTTGCTGTTAAGTCATTAAAAA ATCGTCACTCTGATGCAGATATGATTGATTTAGTATATGAAATGGAGATAATGAAATTAATTGGATCACATGTCAACGTTTTACAACTTTTGGGGTGTTGCACTCAAGGCGGAGAATTACTCATCATAACTGAATTCGCTCAACATGGAAATCTTCGTGACTTTCTTCGAAACTATGTACCTTCTTCTGAAGATGAACTTATACCCAACAATTTGACTAGGAAAACATTACTATTGTTTGCTCAACAAGTGGCTAATGGAATGGAGTATTTGTCCTccaaaaaa TGTGTTCATCGAGACCTTGCTGCTCGAAATGTTTTGGTGTCGCATGATTACGTATTGAAAATAGCTGATTTCGGCCTTGCAAGAGATATCCAAAATAAAGGGTATTACAGGAAGAAAACAAAAGGCAGATTACCAGTGAAATGGATGGCTCCTGAAGCACTGAGTCATGGTCGTTATACCTCTCAATCAGACGT ATGGTCATTTGGCATATTACTTTGGGAGATTTTGACTTTGGGTGCAACGCCTTATCCTTCACTACAAAATGTGGAGAAATTATTTCACATTTTACGCTCTGGGTATCGAATGGAAAAACCTCCTAATTGTTCTGTTGAGAT GCACAGCCTGATACAGAAATGTTGGAGTTTTCTGCCAAAAGATCGTCCAACATTTACAATGATTGTTGATAATCTGGATGCTGTATTAAGGGATACCAATGATGAG GCACTTGAAGCTATCTATCTACCTGATAGTGAACAATGCAACCCAAGAGATGTAGAAAATCCAGTGGACTCTGAACCTGAATCTGAATGA
- the LOC135839303 gene encoding plexin-A1-like, with product MTCLTPAILDIDSSSFNKSNPIRLNYGFVMDNVAYVQNISVNTSHNKFKKLMLYPNPTFKSSNEEIKTSFIGNDEILIIEGENLNLACRETEINVTVGNRSCVVKLLTAQGFNCYLPPPNRLNKSDEIGDESLNVTVHIGPRFQVVVGKYNVKSPRKPIIVDEYNAKSSWDSMSYILCGGGIIVLIIIISIIITFTCKKLSKKSRDLKKVYKRLNELELGVAKECKAAFTDLQTEITDLTTNFKSERKLPFVDYHTYVMNNIFPGVKDHSIILTETSEILDKEQGLKLFNQLLLNKTFLLLFVQTLEKHADFSMNERTEVASMIMITLQNDMQYCTNILKTLISQLIEKYVRGNNDPKLLFRQGVGIVEKMLSIWFSFLLHEFLKSNAGEPLYRLFCAIRQHVNKGPIDAVTSNARHSLSEDKIIRQDFGDFKTMTIHVSVLLKTALSTGLKSIVIEEPVKVLDCDTISQVKEKAIDVIYADIPYSQRPASSSTEIEWIDDNMFTQRLSDYDSTSKIEHEWRRLNTLHHYEIPDFSKFILSSAKIISISNASTLRVNKVETQGMTRTMKSIKKKIVNSLTAPNTRPNETNHKTWHLVKPEDHCEINCNSTKKDTGGDKLVSEVYLTRLLATKSILQKFVDDLFETIFDAKREEKGPPLAIKYLFDFLDNQASLHGVTDPDVVHAWKNNCLPLRYWVNLIKNPDFIFDIYKSNVVDSCLSVIAQAFMDSCSTSDILLSRNSPASKLLYAKDIPVNRKRVKQYYSDIKSLPVVHENDMNAMLNEESHLHECEFNTNASLYALYNYAVKYNSQLMISLNEDEFAQKHKLMQQLIEVHSLMAPDLN from the coding sequence ATGACTTGTTTGACACCTGCTATTTTAGATATAGATAGCTCATCTTTTAACAAAAGTAATCCAATCAGATTGAATTATGGATTTGTAATGGATAATGTTGCTTATGTACAAAATATCTCCGTGAACACTTCCcacaataaatttaaaaagctcATGTTGTACCCTAATCCAACATTTAAATCATCTAATGAAGAAATCAAGACTTCTTTTATAGGTAATGATGAAATTCTCATTATTGAGggggaaaatttgaatttggcgTGTAGAGAAACAGAAATTAATGTAACAGTTGGTAATCGCAGTTGTGTAGTAAAACTTTTAACAGCACAAGGATTCAATTGTTATCTACCACCACCAAATCGCTTAAACAAATCAGATGAAATTGGTGATGAGTCTCTAAACGTCACTGTACATATTGGACCAAGGTTTCAGGTGGTTGTTGGGAAGTACAATGTGAAATCCCCACGGAAGCCGATAATTGTTGATGAGTACAATGCAAAATCCTCATGGGATTCGATGTCTTATATTTTATGCGGTGGTGGTATAATAGTATTGATTATAATAATCTCAATCATAATCACATTCACATGTAaaaagctttctaaaaaatcacgAGACTTGAAAAAAGTGTACAAACGTCTAAATGAATTGGAACTAGGAGTAGCCAAAGAGTGTAAAGCAGCGTTTACCGATTTACAAACCGAGATAACCGATCTtacaacaaatttcaaatcagaaaGAAAACTACCATTTGTTGACTATCATACCTACGTGATGAATAATATTTTCCCAGGTGTCAAAGACCACAGCATTATACTGACCGAAACATCCGAGATATTAGACAAAGAACAAGGGTTAAAATTGTTCAACCAATTACTTCTCAATAAAACTTTTCTACTGCTGTTTGTTCAAACGCTTGAAAAGCACGCAGATTTTTCCATGAATGAACGAACTGAGGTTGCCTCTATGATAATGATAACTTTACAAAATGACATGCAATACTGCACCAATATCCTCAAAACATTGATTAGTCAgctgattgaaaaatatgtcagAGGTAATAATGATCCCAAACTTTTGTTTCGACAAGGTGTCggtattgttgaaaaaatgctttccatTTGGTTCAGTTTCCTACTTCACGAATTTCTCAAATCGAATGCCGGAGAGCCATTGTATAGATTATTTTGTGCCATAAGACAACATGTGAATAAAGGTCCCATTGATGCTGTAACATCCAATGCCAGACACTCCCTCAGTGAAGATAAAATAATTCGACAAGATTTCGGTGATTTCAAAACGATGACCATTCATGTAAGTGTTCTCCTAAAAACTGCTCTATCGACTGGTTTGAAATCAATAGTTATAGAAGAACCGGTCAAGGTACTGGATTGCGACACGATATCTCAAGTAAAAGAAAAAGCCATCGATGTGATTTATGCCGACATCCCTTATAGCCAACGCCCAGCGTCATCATCAACAGAAATAGAATGGATAGATGATAACATGTTCACACAGCGCTTATCTGATTACGATTCTACTTCAAAAATAGAACACGAATGGAGACGACTGAATACTTTGCATCATTATGAAATTCCTGATTTCAGCAAATTCATTTTAAGTTCGGCTAAAATCATAAGTATCAGCAATGCATCCACACTGCGGGTTAATAAAGTCGAGACACAAGGTATGACGAGAACaatgaaatcaataaaaaagaaaatcgtcAACTCTTTAACAGCACCTAATACGCGACCTAATGAAACAAATCACAAAACATGGCACCTGGTTAAACCTGAAGATCACTGTGAAATCAATTGTAACAGCACTAAAAAAGATACTGGAGGTGATAAACTGGTTTCTGAGGTCTATCTAACCAGACTATTAGCGACTAAAAgcattttgcagaaatttgtCGATGATTTATTTGAGACTATATTCGATGCGAAGCGTGAAGAAAAGGGGCCCCCATTGGCTATaaagtatttatttgatttcttgGACAATCAAGCATCGCTTCATGGTGTAACTGATCCTGATGTCGTACATGCTTGGAAAAATAACTGTTTACCTTTAAGATATTGGGTGAACTTGATCAAAAATCCGGATTTCATATTTGACATATATAAATCAAATGTGGTCGATTCGTGTCTTAGTGTGATTGCTCAAGCATTCATGGATTCTTGCTCAACTTCAGATATTCTTTTGAGCAGAAATTCGCCAGCTTCCAAGTTACTTTATGCTAAAGATATTCCTGTAAATAGGAAACGAGTCAAACAATATTACTCGGATATCAAAAGTTTACCAGTTGTACACGAGAATGACATGAATGCCATGTTGAATGAAGAATCGCATCTACATGAATGTGAATTCAATACGAACGCTTCTTTGTATGCATTGTACAATTATGCCGTCAAGTATAATAGCCAATTAATGATTTCTCTGAATGAAGATGAATTTGCACAGAAACATAAGCTCATGCAACAGTTGATAGAAGTTCATAGCTTGATGGCACCTGACCTCAACTAg
- the LOC135840356 gene encoding plexin-A2-like, which translates to MISCAMCFRQKSLVFLAIFILSFITKNIALLHVNNTFNSPDGTLFNGLVVDKFKGNVFIGGINRLYQLSPNLELKVKKKVDNQNKILLIDYVNSRLISCGDNQGGCDIYDHTNISNKLFSIAEPVVTKDENTSSTAFIAYHEPTKKASSLRLYVGVTYNGNSANRSKLPVIAARSLVKNSSLKINTTNISVNPRYQDTYVVNHVYGFNSGPCKYFLTTQKNSTTPSFSYVSKIIRICDGNANLYMEIPIQCIDKKHKVYNLVQTGFFGKPGLDLANALDIELQDDVLFAVFAPSEKSVGEDSDKPSNHSALCVFSLQTINNKFVQNMQQCVTGKGYHGWQSMPLDQPCTVKNDDTFDANSCWENVNMSLSGVKPIFKMASITLDMILTAINVTSIDRFTVVFAGTNTGHLKKLVVKHSCSAAEYHDEAIEEKSRVHSIQLDPKGEHMYILTNYKLSKIKVHNCHVLQTDADCLEAHDPYCGWCMREKNCTLYDECNTAKNDSSLWVPYDFKTDFSNVQINPEFLQRNNFKDLVLQMPNLPPFKDVHCVFTFSQNDFAINGTSVEEFVINGTVVNDKVRCPSPNSESLPWASTKPKIKGRLSIKTTTMLNIFSKKYTFFDCNFFTSCISCIDQSKYQCHWNVTESSCVYDSMHNCQHDNTKYNVIYDREHCPIVSIKSDGSPNVLIPNGSPKIIKAEICRSSQFKPDFPYQCHFTIENKTIVVNAKLQGKIITCEETDFTYAFETPNIPVTFAVMRNYSKEPISEPDTKTIIIYKCRLMASNYKTCSTLDKKYACGWCKSSNQCDVETFCDVDSPSEYWLGYDEVYPNLSIVYFTPKFGPYDGGTNVTIRNHNIACPFNQIEGTITVAGASCEPINDSCVSNQSIMCHMSSTKMPLTNTTQGPVIVRTQGYSITSETNYTIVNPKIHNFSPTQGPTTGGTELIVHGEYMNAGNKVAVWINDLPCIVFYRNSEMVKCHTIATKWRIRGHIRVKFGDISRMFDEYLYHYKFVDDLPIGSNNEFLPQGTPHGGNHILVRDVDLRSVFRVVIRVYSQSNQKNSANFHDGECIKVNDTFMNCVSPPLPDIKNCSIDFNAVEYPVFLSYSFLRILPNNTIESSVLLNRKYPKFFLYCQPVFNHAWIKQQLNKSPENTPFFWKITCAAVTALFFTISVLLFYKRWKRGNVMKEMRGELDRLELCVAAECKEAFAELQTEISDSRISGMPDTLPFWDYRMYVMKVLFPNTHNHSILLCDTPELIGKEKQLRLFHQLLTNKTFLVLYIKTLESCESFSMNDRVYVASMLMISLQNEMEYCTDIIKTLLESLIDKYLRGTHHPKLLLRRSESIVEKMLSAWLSFLLYKFLQECAGKPLFTLFKGIKQQVNKGPIDEITSEARYSLSEDKLIRQHIDYCTLTVYVSVPRVTALDTGLESAVENIPIIMLDCDTISQAKEKAVNGIYFAINYSKRPKPAELDFILVTDSPNGKTLKDIDASSEIEGEWRKRNTLHHYGVTDGSKLNLELLKEVPSCRPSVISFNGERVFSCEKLKSSIIECASPKLCRAKYKLIPESDAYYKEWHLVKPNHINDHHVYQDGTNMMSEIYLTRLLSTKCTLQKFVDNLFEVILSNKRQSSCFPVAIKYMFDFLDDQASQHAISDPEVVHTWKNNCLPLRFWVNLIKNPDFLFDIHKSSIIDSCLSVVAQAFMDSFSVGEHRLGKESPTSKLLYAKDIPFYKEWVKKYYADNKAMPAITRESINSVLAKESQLHCLDFNTNAAIYELYKFALKYKNRLISELRDDEYSQKFNLAEKLKQVLEALTTN; encoded by the coding sequence ATGATTTCGTGCGCAATGTGCTTCAGACAAAAATCATTagtttttttggcgattttcattttgagttttataacaaaaaatattGCATTACTCCACGTAAACAATACATTTAATTCTCCTGATGGAACGCTTTTTAATGGTCTAGTGGTAGATAAATTTAAAGGAAATGTTTTCATAGGCGGAATCAACAGATTGTATCAGCTATCACCCAATTTAGAATTGAAAGTCAAGAAGAAAGTTgataatcaaaataaaatattgctcATCGATTATGTAAATTCACGATTGATATCATGTGGCGATAATCAGGGCGGTTGTGACATATATGATCATACAAATATAAGTAACAAACTATTTTCCATCGCCGAACCAGTAGTCACTAAGGATGAAAATACATCCTCTACTGCATTCATTGCATACCATGAGCCAACGAAAAAGGCGTCATCATTGAGACTTTATGTGGGTGTCACATATAATGGTAACTCTGCTAATCGATCTAAGCTACCAGTCATTGCTGCCAGAAGTTTGGTAAAGAATAGTTCACTCAAAATCAATACTACAAACATTTCAGTAAATCCCCGATATCAGGACACGTACGTTGTAAATCATGTATATGGGTTCAACTCCGGACCATGCAAATATTTTCTAACTACgcagaaaaattcaacaactcCTTCATTTTCTTATGTCTCAAAAATAATACGAATATGTGATGGAAATGCTAATCTGTACATGGAGATTCCAATCCAATGCATTGATAAGAAACACAAGGTTTATAATTTGGTGCAAACCGGGTTTTTTGGCAAACCGGGCCTAGACTTAGCTAATGCCTTGGATATCGAGTTGCAAGATGACGTgctttttgcagtttttgccCCAAGTGAAAAATCAGTAGGGGAAGATTCGGATAAACCGAGTAATCACAGCGCATTGTGTGTATTTTCACTGCAGACTATCAACAATAAATTCGTTCAGAATATGCAACAATGTGTGACTGGAAAAGGATATCACGGGTGGCAATCTATGCCATTAGATCAACCATGCACTGTAAAGAATGATGATACTTTTGATGCAAATTCTTGCTGGGAAAATGTGAATATGTCTCTCAGTGGTGTCAAACCAATATTTAAGATGGCATCGATAACATTGGACATGATTTTAACAGCCATCAATGTCACATCTATTGATAGATTCACAGTTGTGTTCGCTGGAACAAATACtggtcatttaaaaaaacttgtaGTAAAACATTCATGTTCAGCTGCAGAATATCATGATGaggcaattgaagaaaaatctagAGTACATTCTATACAACTAGATCCAAAGGGAGAACATATGTATATTTTGACTAATTACAAATTAAGTAAGATCAAAGTACACAACTGCCATGTGCTCCAAACTGATGCAGACTGTTTGGAAGCTCATGATCCCTACTGTGGTTGGTGTATGCGTGAGAAGAACTGCACTTTGTATGATGAATGTAACACtgcaaaaaatgattcatcatTATGGGTTCCATATGAttttaaaacagatttttcaaatgtgCAAATCAATCCAGAATTCTTGcaaagaaataatttcaagGATTTAGTTTTGCAAATGCCAAACTTACCACCATTCAAAGATGTTCATTGTGTATTTACTTTCTCACAGAATGATTTCGCCATCAATGGCACTTCAGTTGAAGAGTTTGTCATTAATGGAACTGTAGTTAATGATAAAGTGCGCTGTCCTTCCCCCAATTCAGAATCACTACCATGGGCATCTACTAAGCCCAAAATTAAAGGGAGGTTAAGCATCAAAACTACCAcaatgttgaatattttcagcaaaaaatatacattttttgattgtaACTTCTTCACGTCTTGTATATCATGCATTGATCAGTCAAAATATCAATGTCATTGGAATGTAACAGAGTCTTCCTGTGTTTATGATTCAATGCACAACTGCCAGCATGATAATACCAAATATAATGTAATTTATGATCGTGAACATTGTCCTATTGTCAGTATAAAGAGTGATGGATCACCAAATGTTTTGATTCCAAATGGTTCTCCAAAGATCatcaaagctgaaatttgcagATCTAGCCAGTTCAAGCCAGATTTCCCATATCAGTGTCATTTCacaattgaaaacaaaacaatagtAGTGAATGCAAAATTACAAGGTAAAATAATAACATGTGAAGAAACTGATTTCACATATGCATTTGAAACACCAAACATACCTGTTACTTTTGCAGTCATGAGAAACTACTCTAAGGAACCTATAAGCGAGCCTGACACAAAAACAATAATCATATATAAATGCAGACTGATGGCTAGTAACTATAAGACATGTTCAACTTTAGATAAGAAATATGCCTGTGGTTGGTGTAAAAGTTCAAATCAATGTGATGTAGAAACGTTCTGTGATGTTGACTCTCCTTCAGAGTATTGGTTAGGCTATGATGAAGTGTATCCCAACTTGTCAATTGTATATTTCACGCCTAAATTTGGACCATATGACGGAGGCACTAATGTAACAATTCGAAATCATAACATTGCCTGCCCATTTAATCAAATTGAAGGCACTATAACAGTTGCTGGTGCTAGCTGTGAACCAATTAATGATTCCTGTGTTTCAAATCAATCAATTATGTGCCATATGAGTAGCACTAAAATGCCACTCACTAATACTACACAAGGTCCAGTTATAGTTAGAACACAAGGTTACAGTATTACATCTGAAACAAATTACACCATTGTCAatccaaaaatacacaatttcTCTCCAACACAAGGTCCAACAACAGGTGGTACCGAGCTGATTGTTCATGGTGAATATATGAATGCTGGAAATAAAGTTGCAGTATGGATCAACGACTTGCCTTGTATTGTATTCTACAGAAATTCCGAAATGGTGAAATGTCACACTATTGCAACTAAATGGAGAATTAGAGGCCACATCAGAGTGAAATTTGGTGATATTTCTCGCATGTTTGATGAATACCTTTACCATTACAAGTTTGTGGATGATTTACCTATTGGAAGCAACAATGAATTTCTGCCCCAAGGTACTCCACATGGTGGTAATCATATATTAGTTCGTGATGTAGATTTGAGATCAGTTTTCAGGGTGGTCATTCGAGTATATTCACAAtcgaatcagaaaaattcagCAAACTTTCATGATGGAGAATGTATAAAGGTTAATGATACTTTTATGAATTGTGTTTCACCACCTTTACCAGacattaaaaattgctcaattgaCTTTAATGCAGTAGAATATCCAGTATTTCTATCTTATagctttttgagaattttgccAAATAATACTATAGAATCGTCAGTGcttttaaatagaaaatatcCCAAATTCTTCTTGTACTGCCAGCCTGTGTTCAACCATGCTTGGATTAAGCAGCAACTAAACAAATCACCAGAGAACACAccatttttctggaaaataacTTGTGCAGCAGTAACAGCTctcttttttaccatttcagtTCTACTGTTTTACAAGAGATGGAAAAGAGGTAATGTGATGAAGGAAATGCGAGGTGAACTGGATAGATTGGAGTTATGTGTAGCTGCAGAATGCAAAGAAGCATTTGCAGAGTTGCAAACTGAAATATCTGATTCGAGAATTAGTGGCATGCCAGATACTTTACCTTTCTGGGACTATCGCATGTATGTGATGAAAGTTCTGTTTCCAAATACCCACAATCATTCCATCCTACTCTGTGATACACCAGAACTGATTGGCAAAGAAAAACAATTGCGATTATTTCATCAATTGCTCACTAATAAAACATTTCTGGTACTTTACATCAAAACATTAGAAAGTTGTGAAAGTTTCTCCATGAATGATCGAGTATATGTTGCCTCAATGCTGATGATAAGTTTACAAAACGAAATGGAATATTGCACCGATATCATCAAAACGTTGCTAGAATCATTGATAGACAAATACTTGAGAGGTACCCATCACCCTAAACTTTTGCTTCGTCGATCTGAAAGTATAGTAGAAAAAATGCTTTCTGCATGGTTATCATTCTTGCTGTATAAATTCCTTCAAGAATGCGCGGGAAAACCATTATTCACATTATTCAAAGGAATAAAACAACAAGTAAACAAAGGTCCTATTGATGAAATTACCTCTGAAGCTCGATACTCCCTGAGTGAAGATAAACTCATTCGACAGCATATTGACTATTGTACCTTGACTGTCTATGTCAGTGTGCCTCGAGTTACTGCTCTTGATACTGGATTAGAATCGGCTGTGGAAAATATACCTATCATAATGCTAGATTGTGATACAATTTCCCAAGCTAAAGAGAAAGCTGTGAATGGTATATATTTTGCTATTAATTACAGCAAACGTCCCAAACCAGCCGAATTAGATTTCAtattggtgactgattcacccaATGGCAAAACTTTGAAAGACATTGACGCTTCTTCTGAAATTGAAGGAGAATGGAGAAAGCGAAACACTTTGCATCATTATGGAGTCACTGATGGTAGTAAACTTAATCTAGAGTTACTCAAAGAGGTGCCTTCTTGTCGGCCTTCAGTAATATCATTCAATGGAGAACGCGTGTTTTCatgtgaaaaactgaaaagttccATAATTGAATGCGCTAGTCCAAAATTATGCAGAGCAAAATATAAATTGATCCCAGAAAGTGATGCATATTATAAAGAGTGGCATCTGGTAAAACCCAATCATATCAATGACCATCATGTATATCAAGATGGCACTAATATGATGTCAGAGATTTACCTAACTAGGCTACTGTCCACCAAATGTACATTGCAAAAATTCGTTGATAATTTATTCGAAGTTATATTGAGCAATAAACGTCAAAGCAGTTGTTTTCCAGTAGCTATTAAATACATGTTTGATTTTCTGGACGATCAAGCCTCACAACACGCCATCTCCGATCCGGAAGTTGTGCACACTTGGAAAAATAACTGCTTGCCTTTACGATTTTGGGTGAACTTGattaaaaatcctgattttttatttgatattcATAAATCAAGCATAATTGATTCTTGTCTTAGTGTGGTCGCTCAAGCTTTTATGGATTCGTTTTCAGTTGGAGAACATCGTCTGGGCAAAGAGTCACCTACTTCGAAATTGCTCTATGCCAAAGATATTCCGTTTTATAAGGAGTGGGTGAAGAAATATTATGCAGATAATAAAGCCATGCCTGCTATAACACGCGAGAGCATAAATTCAGTGTTGGCAAAAGAGTCGCAACTACATTGTTTGGATTTTAATACAAACGCAGCCATTTATGAATTATACAAATTTGCTTTGAAGtacaaaaatcgattgatttctGAATTAAGGGATGATGAATATTCGCAGAAGTTTAATTTAGCAGAAAAGCTGAAGCAAGTATTAGAAGCATTGACGACTAATTGA